Proteins from a single region of Hordeum vulgare subsp. vulgare chromosome 6H, MorexV3_pseudomolecules_assembly, whole genome shotgun sequence:
- the LOC123401509 gene encoding protein LURP-one-related 15-like, which produces MAMASGAPPAPLPVVGQQFCAPYVVPLTVTKKSLSLSDGDFAITDANGAVVLKVKGAIFSIRSRRTILDGGGMPLLTMQEKAFSMHHRWQVFRGDSTNAGDLLFTVKTTSLIQFKTEMDVFLAGNTAQQVCDFKIKGSYFDRSCVFYLGDSNNMVAQMSRKLTVSNVLLGRDTFSVTVFPHVDYVFIASLVVILDEVHRDKRDE; this is translated from the exons ATGGCGATGGCCAGCGGAGCCCCGCCGGCGCCGCTGCCGGTGGTGGGGCAGCAGTTCTGCGCGCCCTACGTGGTGCCGCTGACGGTGACCAAGAAGTCCCTCAGCCTCTCCGACGGCGACTTCGCCATCACGGACGCCAACGGCGCCGTGGTGCTCAAGGTCAAGGGCGCCATCTTCAGCATCCGGAGCCGCCGCACCATCCTCGACGGCGGCGGGATGCCCCTCCTCACCATGCAAGAAAAG GCGTTCAGTATGCACCACCGTTGGCAAGTGTTCAGAGGGGACAGCACGAACGCAGGCGACCTGCTCTTCACCGTGAAGACAACTTCGCTGATCCAATTCAAGACCGAGATGGATGTCTTCTTGGCCGGGAACACCGCGCAGCAAGTCTGTGACTTCAAGATCAAGGGCAGCTACTTCGACAGGTCCTGCGTCTTCTACCTTGGCGACTCCAACAACATGGTAGCTCAA ATGAGCCGTAAGCTGACTGTTTCAAATGTGCTGCTCGGGAGGGACACGTTCAGTGTCACCGTGTTCCCGCACGTCGACTACGTGTTCATCGCGAGCCTTGTTGTGATCCTGGATGAGGTTCACAGGGACAAGCGCGACGAATGA